In Populus nigra chromosome 10, ddPopNigr1.1, whole genome shotgun sequence, the following proteins share a genomic window:
- the LOC133705895 gene encoding uncharacterized protein LOC133705895 isoform X3, translating to MTCYGGVAAAAALPSLPPTTLTTLPSSTRNTSVRVRDVGSGGAEHPNTVLKPTVDGFKWRLLISYDGTHYKGWQFQQTPPTIQCILEKALTRATKLERKDLHLVGASRTDGGVHAWGQVAHFVTPFNYDSLDSIHAALNGLLPPDIRVREISAVVPEFHARFSAKGKTYHYKIFNDAVMDPFQRLYAYHVTHKLNAAVMREAANHFIGTRDFSAFVNSSRNDGVPNPVKTIFRFDIIKMGALLQLEVEGSGFMYRQVRNMVALLLQIGKEAIAPDIVPKILATHDRKELAKYTLAAPPHGLCLVAVKYNEEHLQLPLGCPTTSFGRHHSISKCPS from the exons ATGACATGTTATGGTGGGGTTGCAGCAGCGGCAGCCCTTCCTTCTCTTCCGCCTACAACTCTGACTACACTTCCTTCTTCAACCCGTAACACCTCTGTAAGAGTAAGA GATGTGGGCAGTGGTGGCGCAGAACATCCTAATACGGTATTGAAGCCAACCGTTGATGGGTTTAAGTGGCGCTTACTTATATCTTATGATGGCACTCACTATAAAG GCTGGCAATTTCAGCAAACCCCTCCAACTATACAGTGCATTCTAGAAAAAGCTTTAACTCGAGCTACAAAGCTTGAAAGGAAGGATCTTCATTTAGTTGGTGCCAGTAGGACAGATGGAGGAGTGCATGCCTGGGGTCAG GTGGCACACTTTGTTACACCTTTCAATTATGACAGCTTGGATAGCATTCATGCAGCTCTCAATGGTCTTCTTCCTCCTGACATTCGTGTTAGAGAAATTAGTGCTGTAGTTCCTGAGTTCCATGCTCGATTTTCTGCTAAGGGAAAGACTTATCACTACAAGATATTTAATGATGCTGTCATGGATCCATTTCAGCGTCTGTATGCATACCATGTTACTCATAAACTCAATGCTGCTGTAATGagagaagcagcaaatcatttTATTGGAACCCGCGATTTCTCTGCTTTTGTCAATTCATCACGCAATGATGGAGTGCCAAATCCAGTGAAGACTATTTTTCGATTTGATATCATCAAAATG gGAGCTCTCCTACAGCTAGAAGTTGAAGGCTCAGGTTTCATGTATAGACAAGTGCGGAACATg GTTGCTTTGCTGCTCCAAATTGGCAAGGAAGCAATTGCTCCCGATATTGTCCCAAAGATTTTAGCTACTCATGATCGCAAGGAGCTCGCTAAATATACCTTGGCTGCCCCACCTCACGGACTCTGTCTTGTAGCTGTTAAGTATAATGAAGAGCACCTACAACTTCCGTTAGGTTGCCCTACAACCAGTTTTGGTAGGCATCACAGCATAAGCAAGT
- the LOC133705895 gene encoding uncharacterized protein LOC133705895 isoform X1: MTCYGGVAAAAALPSLPPTTLTTLPSSTRNTSVRVRDVGSGGAEHPNTVLKPTVDGFKWRLLISYDGTHYKGWQFQQTPPTIQCILEKALTRATKLERKDLHLVGASRTDGGVHAWGQVAHFVTPFNYDSLDSIHAALNGLLPPDIRVREISAVVPEFHARFSAKGKTYHYKIFNDAVMDPFQRLYAYHVTHKLNAAVMREAANHFIGTRDFSAFVNSSRNDGVPNPVKTIFRFDIIKMGALLQLEVEGSGFMYRQVRNMVALLLQIGKEAIAPDIVPKILATHDRKELAKYTLAAPPHGLCLVAVKYNEEHLQLPLGCPTTSFGRHHSISKCMKSRN, encoded by the exons ATGACATGTTATGGTGGGGTTGCAGCAGCGGCAGCCCTTCCTTCTCTTCCGCCTACAACTCTGACTACACTTCCTTCTTCAACCCGTAACACCTCTGTAAGAGTAAGA GATGTGGGCAGTGGTGGCGCAGAACATCCTAATACGGTATTGAAGCCAACCGTTGATGGGTTTAAGTGGCGCTTACTTATATCTTATGATGGCACTCACTATAAAG GCTGGCAATTTCAGCAAACCCCTCCAACTATACAGTGCATTCTAGAAAAAGCTTTAACTCGAGCTACAAAGCTTGAAAGGAAGGATCTTCATTTAGTTGGTGCCAGTAGGACAGATGGAGGAGTGCATGCCTGGGGTCAG GTGGCACACTTTGTTACACCTTTCAATTATGACAGCTTGGATAGCATTCATGCAGCTCTCAATGGTCTTCTTCCTCCTGACATTCGTGTTAGAGAAATTAGTGCTGTAGTTCCTGAGTTCCATGCTCGATTTTCTGCTAAGGGAAAGACTTATCACTACAAGATATTTAATGATGCTGTCATGGATCCATTTCAGCGTCTGTATGCATACCATGTTACTCATAAACTCAATGCTGCTGTAATGagagaagcagcaaatcatttTATTGGAACCCGCGATTTCTCTGCTTTTGTCAATTCATCACGCAATGATGGAGTGCCAAATCCAGTGAAGACTATTTTTCGATTTGATATCATCAAAATG gGAGCTCTCCTACAGCTAGAAGTTGAAGGCTCAGGTTTCATGTATAGACAAGTGCGGAACATg GTTGCTTTGCTGCTCCAAATTGGCAAGGAAGCAATTGCTCCCGATATTGTCCCAAAGATTTTAGCTACTCATGATCGCAAGGAGCTCGCTAAATATACCTTGGCTGCCCCACCTCACGGACTCTGTCTTGTAGCTGTTAAGTATAATGAAGAGCACCTACAACTTCCGTTAGGTTGCCCTACAACCAGTTTTGGTAGGCATCACAGCATAAGCAAGT
- the LOC133705895 gene encoding uncharacterized protein LOC133705895 isoform X4 produces the protein MTCYGGVAAAAALPSLPPTTLTTLPSSTRNTSVRVRDVGSGGAEHPNTVLKPTVDGFKWRLLISYDGTHYKGWQFQQTPPTIQCILEKALTRATKLERKDLHLVGASRTDGGVHAWGQVAHFVTPFNYDSLDSIHAALNGLLPPDIRVREISAVVPEFHARFSAKGKTYHYKIFNDAVMDPFQRLYAYHVTHKLNAAVMREAANHFIGTRDFSAFVNSSRNDGVPNPVKTIFRFDIIKMVALLLQIGKEAIAPDIVPKILATHDRKELAKYTLAAPPHGLCLVAVKYNEEHLQLPLGCPTTSFGRHHSISKCKIPFY, from the exons ATGACATGTTATGGTGGGGTTGCAGCAGCGGCAGCCCTTCCTTCTCTTCCGCCTACAACTCTGACTACACTTCCTTCTTCAACCCGTAACACCTCTGTAAGAGTAAGA GATGTGGGCAGTGGTGGCGCAGAACATCCTAATACGGTATTGAAGCCAACCGTTGATGGGTTTAAGTGGCGCTTACTTATATCTTATGATGGCACTCACTATAAAG GCTGGCAATTTCAGCAAACCCCTCCAACTATACAGTGCATTCTAGAAAAAGCTTTAACTCGAGCTACAAAGCTTGAAAGGAAGGATCTTCATTTAGTTGGTGCCAGTAGGACAGATGGAGGAGTGCATGCCTGGGGTCAG GTGGCACACTTTGTTACACCTTTCAATTATGACAGCTTGGATAGCATTCATGCAGCTCTCAATGGTCTTCTTCCTCCTGACATTCGTGTTAGAGAAATTAGTGCTGTAGTTCCTGAGTTCCATGCTCGATTTTCTGCTAAGGGAAAGACTTATCACTACAAGATATTTAATGATGCTGTCATGGATCCATTTCAGCGTCTGTATGCATACCATGTTACTCATAAACTCAATGCTGCTGTAATGagagaagcagcaaatcatttTATTGGAACCCGCGATTTCTCTGCTTTTGTCAATTCATCACGCAATGATGGAGTGCCAAATCCAGTGAAGACTATTTTTCGATTTGATATCATCAAAATG GTTGCTTTGCTGCTCCAAATTGGCAAGGAAGCAATTGCTCCCGATATTGTCCCAAAGATTTTAGCTACTCATGATCGCAAGGAGCTCGCTAAATATACCTTGGCTGCCCCACCTCACGGACTCTGTCTTGTAGCTGTTAAGTATAATGAAGAGCACCTACAACTTCCGTTAGGTTGCCCTACAACCAGTTTTGGTAGGCATCACAGCATAAGCAAGTGTAAGATTCCATTTTATTAA
- the LOC133705895 gene encoding uncharacterized protein LOC133705895 isoform X2, whose translation MTCYGGVAAAAALPSLPPTTLTTLPSSTRNTSVRDVGSGGAEHPNTVLKPTVDGFKWRLLISYDGTHYKGWQFQQTPPTIQCILEKALTRATKLERKDLHLVGASRTDGGVHAWGQVAHFVTPFNYDSLDSIHAALNGLLPPDIRVREISAVVPEFHARFSAKGKTYHYKIFNDAVMDPFQRLYAYHVTHKLNAAVMREAANHFIGTRDFSAFVNSSRNDGVPNPVKTIFRFDIIKMGALLQLEVEGSGFMYRQVRNMVALLLQIGKEAIAPDIVPKILATHDRKELAKYTLAAPPHGLCLVAVKYNEEHLQLPLGCPTTSFGRHHSISKCKIPFY comes from the exons ATGACATGTTATGGTGGGGTTGCAGCAGCGGCAGCCCTTCCTTCTCTTCCGCCTACAACTCTGACTACACTTCCTTCTTCAACCCGTAACACCTCTGTAAGA GATGTGGGCAGTGGTGGCGCAGAACATCCTAATACGGTATTGAAGCCAACCGTTGATGGGTTTAAGTGGCGCTTACTTATATCTTATGATGGCACTCACTATAAAG GCTGGCAATTTCAGCAAACCCCTCCAACTATACAGTGCATTCTAGAAAAAGCTTTAACTCGAGCTACAAAGCTTGAAAGGAAGGATCTTCATTTAGTTGGTGCCAGTAGGACAGATGGAGGAGTGCATGCCTGGGGTCAG GTGGCACACTTTGTTACACCTTTCAATTATGACAGCTTGGATAGCATTCATGCAGCTCTCAATGGTCTTCTTCCTCCTGACATTCGTGTTAGAGAAATTAGTGCTGTAGTTCCTGAGTTCCATGCTCGATTTTCTGCTAAGGGAAAGACTTATCACTACAAGATATTTAATGATGCTGTCATGGATCCATTTCAGCGTCTGTATGCATACCATGTTACTCATAAACTCAATGCTGCTGTAATGagagaagcagcaaatcatttTATTGGAACCCGCGATTTCTCTGCTTTTGTCAATTCATCACGCAATGATGGAGTGCCAAATCCAGTGAAGACTATTTTTCGATTTGATATCATCAAAATG gGAGCTCTCCTACAGCTAGAAGTTGAAGGCTCAGGTTTCATGTATAGACAAGTGCGGAACATg GTTGCTTTGCTGCTCCAAATTGGCAAGGAAGCAATTGCTCCCGATATTGTCCCAAAGATTTTAGCTACTCATGATCGCAAGGAGCTCGCTAAATATACCTTGGCTGCCCCACCTCACGGACTCTGTCTTGTAGCTGTTAAGTATAATGAAGAGCACCTACAACTTCCGTTAGGTTGCCCTACAACCAGTTTTGGTAGGCATCACAGCATAAGCAAGTGTAAGATTCCATTTTATTAA